In the Anguilla anguilla isolate fAngAng1 chromosome 7, fAngAng1.pri, whole genome shotgun sequence genome, one interval contains:
- the LOC118232284 gene encoding mucin-2-like isoform X1, with protein MLLLTVTSLYSPISIMASPELALVTVLSLLFLGQVSFAETVNEQIKVCQTFGSGVVEPFRGIPFHLSTTCPTTLLHFIHKDVEYKIIITHSLKTGLIKKVEFILNKLITVVTDGMITVEDKSVSLPYDHMYKHIHPYGIYTKLKSKILELSVIWRFAGSEIDYLWVELSESNIEEKDALCWQGGTSENVDISPSRFIYKTEECQTRTSITLGMSCKFLSHFYGCFIENDDIPNPFQKYSSLCKANIYYYENTKTLECAFYSAIKRYCDMETYEPGWKASKCPKPTCPGDLIYMEQGNPFTPTCSHPNFINSENTVETCVCPAGKVLNNFENSSRCIPKEECPCVYGGKIFAQGENRMTKCQSCTCENGAWTCIKENCQKRCIIEGGSVTTYDGKQYMLPKACTYVASQGLNWTIIIELSEDLFLGKVILQIEQKTYTFSKDSVKFENEEILELHLTEHVMVFWQSSMYVQVQTSFGMKIQVQVKPKVQLYVTLPKSESGKVKGLCGNHNDDTRDDFIGRSEIRESVAEYFALSWVMGTCNSKTPGICNSDVDKYAHQDCSYLMDPSGIFASCHNEVPSEDYVKACEKIVCNCEGNKDCLCVALGNYAKACLNQGIDVGDWRNTTSCVEPCNSGQMFSYDARSCNSTCQSLAGPDPACDVHDAPVEGCGCPHGSLLNSDGTCTTRSECQCYYLGKTLKPGNHFIGKTKCNCKDGKLDCPEPLGCSHGKTYVNCYNSSINTVNRKCASLGMPEIMSTICESGCYCPDGQYEDHNGTCVAPADCPCLFSGVAYKSGETVTYDCQACTCKGGLWACVEEACSGNCEVFGNGHYKTFDSKWYNFDGNCEYTLVEDDCGSGHRTFSIRAESVPCCEERLTCSRRITLELQGKDTLNLHDLEVGQIGNDTQLLYSVHTVGLYFEIRIPSLDITLTWDKHTRLIITLGKRWKNKVCGLCGNFNNNEQDDLQIRGSKEKTDALTSGNSWKMPVPQCSDATEVQFNCVHFSYCANWAERRCKIISSDIFTACHQKVDYIPYYKACVEESCSCSADQASHGFCTAVAAFAEACCEAGVTVNWRTPERCPIYCDYYNEQNPQSSDATWHYKSCGPLDIKICGKNYISRKLEGCYPTCPEDFPYFDENTKKCSKTCTTTTVSPTTTTESTTTVTEPPTTTTESTTVSPTTVTESTATPTVTPTIATTITTIRSTITPTITSTPSTESTTTVTEPPTTTTESTTVSPTTVTESTATPTVTPTTATTITTVGSTITPTITSTPSTESTTTVTEPPTTTTGSTTVSPTTATTITTIRSTITPTITSTESTTAVTEPITTTTESTTVSPTTVTESTATPTVTPTTATTITTIRSTITPTITSTPSTESTTTVTEPPTTTTESTTVSPTTVTESTATPTVTPTTATTITTIRSTITPTITSTESTESTTTVTEPPTTTTESTTVSPTTVTESTATPTVTPITATTITTVGSTITPTITSTPSTESTTTVTEPPTTTTESTTVSPTTVTESTATPTVTPTTATTITTVGSTITPTITSTESTESTTTVTEPPTTTTESTTVSPTTVTESTATPTVTPTTATTITTIGSTITPTSTSTPSTESTTTVTEPPTTTTGSTTVSPTTVTESTATPTVTPTTATTITTVGSTITPTITSTPSTESTTTVTEPPTTTTGSTTVSPTTVTESTATPTVTPTTATTITTIGSTITPTITSTPSTESTTTVTEPPTTTTESTTVSPTTVTESTATPTVTPTTATTITTIRSTITPTITSTESTESTTTVTEPPTTTTESTTVSPTTVTESTATPTVTPITATTITTVGSTITPTITSTPSTESTTTVTEPPTTTTESTTVSPTTVTESTATPTVTPTTATTITTVGSTITPTITSTESTESTTTVTEPPTTTTESTTVSPTTVTESTATPTVTPTTATTITTIGSTITPTSTSTPSTESTTTVTEPPTTTTGSTTVSPTTVTESTATPTVTPTTATTITTVGSTITPTITSTPSTESTTTVTEPPTTTTGSTTVSPTTVTESTATPTVTPTTATTITTIGSTITPTITSTPSTESTTTVTEPPTTTTGSTTVSPTTVTESTATPTVTPTTATTITTVGSTITPTITSTPSTESTTTVTEPPTTTTESTTVSPTTVTESTATPTVTPTTATTITTIGSTITPTITSTPSTESTTAVTEPPTTTTGSTTVSPTTVTESTATPTVSPTTATTVTTIRSTITPTITSTESTESTTTVTEPPTTTTESTTVSPTTVTESTATPTVTPITATTITTVGSTITPTITSTPSTESTTTVTEPPTTKTESTTVSPTTVTETTATPTVTPTTATTITTIGSTITPTITSTPSTESTTTVTEPPTTTTGSTTVSPTTVTESTATPTVTPTTATTITTVGSTITPTITSTPSTESTTTVTQPPTTTTESTTVSPTTVTESTATPTVTPTTATTITTIGSTITPTITSTPSTESTTTVTEPPTTTTGSTTVSPTTVTESTATPTVSPTTATTITTVGSTITPTITSTPSTESTTTVTEPPTTTTESTTVSPTTVTESTTTPTVTSASTTESTTVSPTTVTESTTTPTVTPTTATTVTTIVSTITPTITSTTTESATTTVVCFCRDEKNLRNWSCGQTWTENCIQYACNNRTIFQDKVSCPPEVKPDCPNGKLTSVPTDDCCQTWKCVYCSCWDETKLRNRTCGQTWTENCIQYTCNNGTIFQNKVSCSPEVTPDCPNGKMRSVRTDDCCQTWECDCQCQVYGDPHYITFDGTPYDFLEDCSYILVEEKKQKHNFSVIVDNFNCVANASCVRAVRVQYGKNIITLSIVSNRLIVSEFNNVNVPQPYENQGIRITTTNWKVSIYIDAIRSYVSLTPRRVLVVNLAMAYFHGNTQGQCGECGGGACVRRNGDVEPDTCCDKTAYSWLYEEKEKPHCKVKDVSCNTTITVPQCYSKRVPLCELFNHKAFKECSKKVDLTLLKKNCLFDSCMAKNNSIDCEVLEKAASDCQNAGFCVDWRPLTNGSCDVKCPEGMIYKECPSTPTTICEGGRISTKIMDTPTAGCFCPGNKHRAGGYTHTCVSDCTDCVGPHGEPKEPGDVWEANCYLCTCDKITLTQRCEPKTRSSLPTCQDNETLVRFNSTGCCNMAVCVEKTCEHRGHTYKIGERWSDSAQPCVLYSCEISGITIENKLCAEEQCLEGSRVCDKQKGCYTCKNTCSPRMSRVNVTIDGKCTDEVELPVCEGQCTSHSRWNDSELRMEKECQCCQEKTSQEKSITLKCKGGSKNTFTYKHIVDCECQLCH; from the exons ATGTTACTTCTGACGGTGACATCGCTCTATTCACCGATAAGCATCATGGCATCTCCTGAGTTGGCCCTCGTGACTGTACTGTCACTCCTCTTTCTGG gtCAAGTCAGTTTCGCAGAAACAGTCAACGAGCAGATCA AAGTGTGTCAAACCTTTGGCAGTGGTGTTGTTGAGCCATTCAGAGGCATTCCGTTTCATTTGTCTACTACCTGCCCGACCACCCTCCTGCACTTCATTCATAAAGATGTGGAGTACAAGATCATTATCACTCACAGTTTAAAAACCGGTCTGATCAAAAAAGTTGAGTTCATTCTTAATAAATTGATAACTGTCGTGACAGATGGAATGATAACTGTGGAGGATAAAAG TGTTTCTCTTCCTTATGATCACATGTATAAGCATATCCACCCATATGGCATCTACACTAAGCTGAAAAGCAAGATTCTGGAACTGTCTGTCATCTGGCGTTTTGCTGGCAGTGAGATTGATTACCTCTGG GTGGAGCTGAGTGAAAGCAATATTGAGGAGAAAGATGCGCTTTGTTGGCAAG GAGGCACAAGCGAAAATGTAGACATTAGTCCATCAAGGTTTATCTATAAAACGGAGGAATGCCAGACCCGAACCTCCATAACCTTAGGAATG AGCTGCAAGTTTCTGTCACACTTTTATGGGTGTTTCATTGAAAATGATGACATACCTAAcccatttcaaaaatatagtTCACTTTGCAAAGCAAATATTTACTACTATGAAAATACGAAGACCCTGGAGTGTGCATTTTACAGTGCCATAAAACGTTACTGTGATATGGAAACGTATGAACCTGGATGGAAAGCATCAAAATGCC CTAAGCCCACTTGTCCTGGTGACCTGATATATATGGAGCAGGGTAATCCCTTCACGCCTACCTGCTCCCACCCCAACTTCATAAACAGTGAAAACACAGTCGAAACTTGTGTGTGCCCAGCTG GTAAGGTCCTCAACAATTTTGAGAATAGTAGTCGGTGTATACCAAAGGAGGAATGTCCTTGTGTATACGGTGGGAAGATCTTTGCACAAGGTGAAAATCGGATGACAAAATGTCAGTCGTG TACCTGCGAAAATGGTGCATGGACATGCATAAAGGAGAACTGCCAAAAAAGGTGTATAATTGAAGGAGGATCTGTGACAACATATGATGGTAAACAGTACATGCTGCCAAAAGCATGCACTTATGTGGCATCTCAG GGACTCAACTGGACTATCATCATTGAATTATCCGAGGACTTATTTTTGGGAAAAGTTATTCTTCAAATTGAACAG aAAACATATACTTTCTCCAAAGATAgtgtaaaatttgaaaatgaagaaatccTTGAGCTTCATTTGACTG AACATGTGATGGTATTCTGGCAGTCTTCAATGTATGTTCAAGTGCAAACCTCCTTTGGCATGAAGATCCAAGTCCAAGTTAAACCAAAGGTTCAGTTGTATGTAACACTACCTAAAAGTGAATCTGGAAAAGTTAAAg GTCTGTGTGGGAACCACAATGATGACACCAGAGATGACTTCATAGGCAGGTCTGAAATCAGAGAGAGTGTGGCAGAATATTTTGCTCTCTCCTGGGTAATGGGCACGTGTAACAGCAAAACGCCTGGCATCTGCAACAGCGATGTTG ATAAATATGCCCATCAGGACTGTTCTTACCTGATGGACCCCAGTGGGATATTTGCAAGTTGCCACAATGAAGTTCCCAGTGAGGATTATGTCAAG GCTTGTGAGAAGATAGTCTGCAACTGTGAAGGCAACAAGGACTGTCTGTGTGTTGCCCTTGGCAACTATGCCAAAGCCTGTTTAAATCAGGGCATTGATGTGGGGGACTGGAGAAATACTACATCATGCG TGGAACCTTGTAACAGTGGCCAGATGTTTTCTTATGACGCACGGTCCTGCAACTCCACCTGCCAATCTCTAGCGGGGCCTGATCCCGCCTGTGATGTACACGATGCCCCTGTTGAAGGATGTGGCTGCCCACATGGTTCTCTCCTGAACAGTGATGGCACATGTACCACTCGGTCAGAATGCCAGTGTTACTACCTGGGGAAAACTCTGAAACCAGGGAATCATTttattggaaaaacaaaatg CAATTGTAAAGATGGAAAACTTGACTGCCCTGAACCACTTG gCTGCTCACATGGAAAGACATATGTAAATTGCTATAATTCATCAATTAACACAGTAAATAGAAAATGTGCCTCCTTGGGCATGCCTGAG ATTATGAGTACAATCTGTGAGAGTGGCTGTTATTGCCCAGACGGACAATATGAAGACCATAATGGGACTTGTGTGGCACCTGCAGACTGCCCTTGTCTGTTCAGCGGTGTGGCATACAAATCTGGGGAGACTGTTACATACGACTGTCAGGCATG CACCTGTAAGGGGGGACTTTGGGCCTGTGTGGAAGAGGCGTGTTCTGGGAACTGTGAGGTGTTTGGGAATGGGCATTACAAGACGTTTGACTCAAAGTGGTACAACTTTGATGGGAACTGCGAGTACACTCTGGTGGAG GATGACTGTGGCAGTGGACACAGGACCTTCTCCATCAGAGCAGAGAGTGTCCCCTGCTGTGAGGAGAGGTTGACATGCTCCCGCCGAATCACTTTGGAACTGCAG GGTAAAGACACTCTGAACTTACACGATTTGGAAGTGGGGCAGATTGGCAACGACACACAGCTTCTATACTCAGTTCACACCGTTGGCCTGTACTTCGAAATCAGGATTCCCAGTCTGGACATCACCCTCACATGGGACAAGCACACCAGACTTATAATCACCCTTGGGAAAAGGTGGAAG AACAAGGTTTGTGGCCTCTGTGGGAACTTCAACAACAATGAGCAGGACGATTTGCAGATACGGGGGTCAAAGGAGAAGACAGATGCCCTGACATCTGGAAACAGCTGGAAGATGCCTGTCCCACAATGCTCGGATGCAACTGAAGTGCAGTTTAACTGTGTCCACTTCTCCTACTGCGCTAATTGGGCAGAGCGACGATGCAAGATCATCTCTAGCGACATCTTCACAGCCTGTCACCAAAAG GTGGATTATATTCCATACTATAAAGCATGTGTGGAGGAGTCCTGCTCCTGCAGTGCTGATCAAGCATCCCATGGTTTCTGCACAGCTGTAGCAGCATTTGCAGAAGCTTGCTGTGAGGCGGGTGTCACTGTGAACTGGCGGACTCCCGAACGGTGTC CGATATATTGCGATTACTACAATGAACAGAATCCACAAAGCTCAGATGCCACATGGCACTACAAATCATGTGGTCCACTTGACATCAAGATCTGTGGTAAAAACTACATCTCCAGAAAACTGGAAG GCTGTTACCCAACATGTCCAGAAGATTTCCCTTACTTTgatgaaaacacaaagaaatgttCCAAAACCTGTACTACAACAACAGTatctccaacaacaacaacggaaTCAACAACCACAGTAACAGAACCTCCAACAACTACAACAGAATCAACAACAGTATCTCCTACAACTGTGACTGAATCAACAGCCACGCCAACAGTAACTCCAACAATCGCAACTACAATAACTACAATTAGATCAACAATAACACCAACAATTACTTCAACACCTTCAACGGAATCAACAACCACAGTAACAGAACCTCCAACAACTACAACGGAATCAACAACAGTATCTCCAACAACTGTGACTGAATCAACAGCCACACCAACAGTGACTCCAACAACTGCAACTACAATAACTACAGTTGGATCAACAATAACACCAACAATTACTTCAACACCTTCAACGGAATCAACAACCACAGTAACAGAACCTCCAACAACCACAACAGGATCAACAACAGTATCTCCAACAACCGCAACTACAATAACCACAATTAGATCAACAATAACACCAACAATTACTTCAACGGAATCAACAACCGCAGTAACAGAACCCATAACAACTACAACGGAATCAACAACAGTATCTCCAACAACTGTGACTGAATCAACAGCTACACCAACAGTAACTCCAACAACTGCAACTACAATAACTACAATTAGATCAACAATAACACCCACAATTACTTCAACACCTTCAACAGAATCAACAACCACAGTAACAGAACCTCCAACAACTACAACGGAATCAACAACAGTATCCCCCACAACTGTGACTGAATCAACAGCCACACCAACAGTAACTCCAACAACTGCAACTACAATAACCACAATTAGATCAACAATAACACCAACAATTACTTCAACAGAATCAACAGAATCAACAACCACAGTAACAGAACCTCCAACAACTACAACGGAATCAACAACAGTATCTCCAACAACTGTGACTGAATCAACAGCTACACCAACAGTAACTCCAATAACTGCAACTACAATAACTACAGTTGGATCAACAATAACACCCACAATTACTTCAACACCTTCAACAGAATCAACAACCACAGTAACAGAACCTCCAACAACTACAACGGAATCAACAACAGTATCTCCAACAACTGTGACTGAATCAACAGCCACACCAACAGTGACTCCAACAACTGCAACTACAATAACTACAGTTGGATCAACAATAACACCAACAATTACTTCAACAGAATCAACAGAATCAACAACCACAGTAACAGAACCTCCAACAACTACAACGGAATCAACAACAGTATCTCCAACAACTGTGACTGAATCAACAGCCACACCAACAGTGACTCCAACAACTGCAACTACAATAACTACAATTGGATCAACAATAACACCAACAAGTACTTCAACACCTTCAACGGAATCAACAACCACAGTAACAGAACCTCCAACAACCACAACAGGATCCACAACAGTATCTCCAACAACTGTGACTGAATCAACAGCTACACCAACAGTGACTCCAACAACTGCAACTACAATAACTACAGTTGGATCAACAATAACACCAACAATTACTTCAACACCTTCAACGGAATCAACAACCACAGTAACAGAACCTCCAACAACCACAACAGGATCAACAACAGTATCTCCAACAACTGTGACTGAATCAACAGCCACACCAACAGTGACTCCAACAACTGCAACTACAATAACTACAATTGGATCAACAATAACACCAACAATTACTTCAACACCTTCAACAGAATCAACAACCACAGTAACAGAACCTCCAACAACTACAACGGAATCAACAACAGTATCCCCCACAACTGTGACTGAATCAACAGCCACACCAACAGTAACTCCAACAACTGCAACTACAATAACCACAATTAGATCAACAATAACACCAACAATTACTTCAACAGAATCAACAGAATCAACAACCACAGTAACAGAACCTCCAACAACTACAACGGAATCAACAACAGTATCTCCAACAACTGTGACTGAATCAACAGCTACACCAACAGTAACTCCAATAACTGCAACTACAATAACTACAGTTGGATCAACAATAACACCCACAATTACTTCAACACCTTCAACAGAATCAACAACCACAGTAACAGAACCTCCAACAACTACAACGGAATCAACAACAGTATCTCCAACAACTGTGACTGAATCAACAGCCACACCAACAGTGACTCCAACAACTGCAACTACAATAACTACAGTTGGATCAACAATAACACCAACAATTACTTCAACAGAATCAACAGAATCAACAACCACAGTAACAGAACCTCCAACAACTACAACGGAATCAACAACAGTATCTCCAACAACTGTGACTGAATCAACAGCCACACCAACAGTGACTCCAACAACTGCAACTACAATAACTACAATTGGATCAACAATAACACCAACAAGTACTTCAACACCTTCAACGGAATCAACAACCACAGTAACAGAACCTCCAACAACCACAACAGGATCCACAACAGTATCTCCAACAACTGTGACTGAATCAACAGCTACACCAACAGTGACTCCAACAACTGCAACTACAATAACTACAGTTGGATCAACAATAACACCAACAATTACTTCAACACCTTCAACGGAATCAACAACCACAGTAACAGAACCTCCAACAACCACAACAGGATCAACAACAGTATCTCCAACAACTGTGACTGAATCAACAGCCACACCAACAGTGACTCCAACAACTGCAACTACAATAACTACAATTGGATCAACAATAACACCAACAATTACTTCAACACCTTCAACGGAATCAACAACCACAGTAACAGAACCTCCAACAACCACAACAGGATCCACAACAGTATCTCCAACAACTGTGACTGAATCAACAGCTACACCAACAGTAACTCCAACAACTGCAACTACAATAACTACAGTTGGATCAACAATAACACCAACAATTACTTCAACACCTTCGACAGAATCAACAACCACAGTAACAGAACCTCCAACCACTACAACGGAATCAACAACAGTATCTCCAACAACTGTGACTGAATCAACAGCTACACCAACAGTAACTCCAACAACTGCAACTACAATAACTACAATTGGATCAACAATAACACCAACAATTACTTCAACACCTTCAACGGAATCAACAACCGCAGTAACAGAACCTCCAACAACCACAACAGGATCAACAACAGTATCTCCAACAACTGTGACTGAATCAACAGCCACACCAACAGTAAGTCCAACAACCGCAACTACAGTAACCACAATTAGATCAACAATAACACCAACAATTACTTCAACAGAATCAACAGAATCAACAACCACAGTAACAGAACCTCCAACAACTACAACGGAATCAACAACAGTATCTCCAACAACTGTGACTGAATCAACAGCTACACCAACAGTAACTCCAATAACTGCAACTACAATAACTACAGTTGGATCAACAATAACACCCACAATTACTTCAACACCTTCAACAGAATCAACAACCACAGTAACAGAACCTCCAACAACTAAAACGGAATCAACAACAGTATCTCCAACAACTGTGACTGAAACAACAGCTACACCAACAGTAACTCCAACAACTGCAACTACAATAACTACAATTGGATCAACAATAACACCAACAATTACTTCAACACCTTCAACGGAATCAACAACCACAGTAACAGAACCTCCAACAACCACAACAGGATCAACAACAGTATCTCCAACAACTGTGACTGAATCAACAGCCACACCAACAGTGACTCCAACAACTGCAACTACAATAACTACAGTTGGATCAACAATAACACCCACAATTACTTCAACACCTTCAACGGAATCAACAACCACAGTAACACAACCTCCCACAACTACAACGGAATCAACAACAGTATCTCCAACAACTGTGACTGAATCAACAGCCACACCAACAGTAACTCCAACAACTGCAACTACAATAACTACAATTGGATCAACAATAACACCAACAATTACTTCAACACCTTCAACGGAATCAACAACCACAGTAACAGAACCTCCAACAACCACAACAGGATCAACAACAGTATCTCCAACAACTGTGACTGAATcaacagccacacccacagtaAGTCCAACAACTGCAACTACAATAACTACAGTTGGATCAACAATAACACCAACAATTACTTCAACACCTTCAACGGAATCAACAACCACAGTAACAGAACCTCCAACAACTACAACGGAATCAACAACAGTATCTCCAACAACTGTGACTGAATCAACAACCACACCAACAGTAACTTCAGCAAGTACAACGGAATCAACAACAGTATCTCCAACAACTGTGACTGAATCAACAACCACACCAACAGTAACTCCAACAACCGCCACTACAGTAACTACAATTGTATCAACAATAACACCAACAATTACTTCAACGACAACTGAATCAGCAACTACAACAGTAG TTTGCTTCTGCAGGGATGAGAAGAATCTCAGAAACTGGAGCTGTGGCCAAACTTGGACCGAGAATTGCATCCAATATGCTTGTAATAATCGGACAATTTTCCAAGATAAGGTCAGCTGTCCACCAGAGGTCAAGCCTGACTGCCCAAATGGGAAGCTGACGAGTGTCCCAACTGATGATTGCTGTCAGACCTggaagtgtgtct ATTGCTCCTGCTGGGATGAGACGAAGCTCAGAAACCGGACCTGCGGCCAAACTTGGACCGAGAATTGCATCCAATATACTTGTAATAATGGGACAATTTTCCAAAATAAGGTCAGCTGTTCGCCAGAGGTCACGCCTGACTGCCCAAATGGGAAGATGAGGAGTGTCCGAACTGATGATTGCTGTCAGACCTGGGAGTGTGACT GTCAATGTCAGGTGTATGGAGACCCTCACTACATTACTTTTGATGGAACACCCTACGACTTCCTAGAGGACTGTTCCTATATCCTGGTGgaagagaaaaagcaaaaacataatTTCTCTGTCATTGTGGACAACTTCAATTGCGTTGCAAATGCCTCCTGTGTCAGGGCAGTCCGAGTGCAGTATGGCAAAAATATTATTACCCTCAGCATCGTTTCTAACAGGCTAATTGTG TCTGAATTCAACAATGTGAACGTCCCACAACCATATGAGAACCAGGGGATCAGAATTACAACAACCAATTGGAAGGTTTCTATTTACATCGATGCAATTCGTTCATATGTTTCCCTCACACCGAGGAGAGTACTGGTCGTCAATCTGGCAATGGCTTACTTTCATGGAAATACGCAGGGACAGTGTg GTGAATGCGGTGGTGGCGCTTGTGTTCGCAGAAATGGCGACGTCGAACCTGATACTTGTTGTGACAAGACTGCTTATAGTTGGTTATacgaagaaaaagaaaaacctcatTGTAAAGTCAAAGACGTGTCCTGTAATACCACTATTACTGTTCCACAGTGTTACAGCAAACGCGTGCCTTTATGTGAACTTTTTAATCATAA agcCTTTAAGGAATGCAGTAAAAAGGTGGACCTGACTCTGCTGAAGAAGAACTGCCTGTTTGATTCCTGTATggcaaaaaataacagcattgattGCGAAGTACTGGAAAAAGCAGCGTCAGATTGCCAGAATGCTGGATTCTGTGTGGATTGGAGACCCCTGACTAATGGATCCTGTG ATGTCAAATGTCCAGAAGGGATGATTTACAAAGAGTGCCCATCAACACCAACCACTATCTGTGAAGGAGG GCGTATTAGCACAAAAATCATGGATACACCAACAGCTGGATGCTTCTGTCCTGGCAACAAACACCGTGCTggaggatacacacacacctgcgtctCAGACTGCACCG ACTGTGTGGGACCTCATGGAGAGCCTAAAGAG CCTGGTGATGTGTGGGAGGCCAACTGCTACCTTTGCACATGTGACAAGATAACCCTGACACAGAGATGTGAACCCAAAACCCGCTCATCTCTTCCCACCTGCCAGGATAACGAGACGCTGGTCAGATTCAACTCGACTGGCTGCTGCAATATGGCTGTCTGcg TCGAGAAGACCTGTGAACACAGGGGACATACATATAAG ATTGGAGAGCGTTGGAGTGACTCCGCCCAGCCCTGTGTCTTGTACAGCTGTGAGATAAGCGGGATTACAATAGAGAATAAACTTTGTGCTGAAGAACAGTGTCTTGAG gGATCCAGAGTTTGTGATAAACAGAAAGGCTGCTACACAT GCAAAAATACCTGCAGTCCGAGAATGTCCAGAGTGAACGTTACAATAGATGGCAAGTGCACAGATGAGGTTGAGCTTCCTGTGTGTGAAGGCCAGTGCACATCACATTCTCG ATGGAATGATTCAGAATTAAGAATGGAGAAAGAATGCCAGTGCTGCCAGGAGAAGACATCCCAAGAGAAGAGTATTACCTTGAAGTGCAAAGGGGGATCCAAGAACACATTCACGTACAAGCACATCGTAGACTGCGAGTGCCAACTCTGTCACTAG